From one Halosimplex rubrum genomic stretch:
- a CDS encoding ABC transporter ATP-binding protein: MSDDPVLAARDVSVVRGDRRVLDGLSVEIPDDARVLVRGESGAGKSTLFEVLGLLTTPDSGAVEVRGTDAAAVSERERAALRRDHLGFVFQSFRLVDDLTAYENARAPQEHAGDVDEAWLDTLFDRLDIADLADRTPPTLSGGERQRVAIARALANRPSVVLADEPTGQLDPETTDAVLETLFSVHETFDTALVVVSHDPRLGERFPDRYALGDGGLRAE, translated from the coding sequence GTGAGCGACGACCCCGTCCTCGCGGCCCGCGACGTGTCGGTCGTCCGCGGCGACAGGCGGGTGCTCGACGGGCTCTCGGTCGAGATCCCCGACGACGCCCGGGTGCTCGTCCGCGGCGAGAGCGGCGCCGGGAAGTCGACGCTGTTCGAGGTGCTCGGCCTGCTGACGACGCCCGACTCCGGGGCGGTGGAGGTCCGGGGCACCGACGCCGCGGCCGTCTCCGAGCGCGAGCGGGCGGCGCTGCGCCGGGACCACCTCGGGTTCGTGTTCCAGTCGTTCCGGCTCGTCGACGACCTCACGGCCTACGAGAACGCGCGGGCGCCCCAGGAACACGCCGGCGACGTCGACGAGGCGTGGCTCGACACGCTGTTCGACCGCCTCGACATCGCCGACCTGGCCGACCGGACGCCGCCGACGCTGTCGGGCGGCGAGCGCCAGCGGGTCGCCATCGCCCGCGCGCTGGCCAACCGGCCGAGCGTCGTCCTCGCCGACGAGCCCACGGGCCAGCTCGACCCCGAGACGACCGACGCCGTGCTGGAGACGCTGTTCTCGGTCCACGAGACGTTCGACACCGCGCTCGTCGTCGTGAGCCACGACCCCCGGCTCGGCGAGCGGTTCCCCGACCGCTACGCGCTCGGAGACGGCGGGCTCCGGGCGGAGTGA
- a CDS encoding ArnT family glycosyltransferase produces the protein MKSLRRPEVVHECWEVLAILVVGAVGYLPGLGSFATTLDERIYFDVARQMAVGGHWLVPRYTGEADIIAGAVFLEKPPLVFWLQALSVEVLGATPFAVRLPSVVVSLACAVVVHRIGSRWYGRRAGFAAALAFLATPAIYWYGNGGRTATTDIFLTLFGTLFVWWLWRARTDSRYLVYAGVAGGLAALSKQAAAGVFLVVALPLLVGLVSRDRVVDLAKGAAAGLAVVLPWNLFAYLSRPETYLRQMVAEQAVGRLGTDHAPLHGELGTMVGPFNPFYALQFPSYLGPLLPLTAVGAALAVRADRADADADPASSVDAADRRPGLVLCWWLAAPIALFTVATSSTWIHYVQGSVVPAAVLAGYAVARSTEFAEDLLRSRTSLGGVPYGLYAGCVVLVAVAAFVRYSPHQNAFV, from the coding sequence ATGAAGTCCCTCCGCCGGCCCGAGGTGGTCCACGAGTGCTGGGAGGTGCTCGCGATCCTCGTGGTCGGCGCCGTCGGCTATCTCCCCGGGCTGGGGTCGTTCGCGACGACGCTCGACGAGCGAATCTACTTCGACGTCGCCCGGCAGATGGCGGTCGGCGGCCACTGGCTCGTCCCGCGATACACGGGGGAGGCCGACATCATCGCGGGGGCGGTCTTCCTGGAGAAGCCGCCGCTGGTCTTCTGGCTGCAGGCTCTCAGCGTCGAGGTCCTGGGCGCGACTCCGTTCGCGGTCCGGCTCCCCTCGGTCGTCGTGTCGCTGGCCTGCGCGGTGGTCGTCCACCGGATCGGGTCCCGTTGGTACGGGCGGCGGGCCGGCTTCGCGGCGGCGCTGGCCTTCCTGGCGACGCCGGCGATCTACTGGTACGGCAACGGCGGTCGGACGGCGACGACCGACATCTTCCTCACGCTGTTCGGCACGCTGTTCGTCTGGTGGCTCTGGCGCGCCCGCACCGACTCCCGATACCTCGTCTACGCCGGCGTCGCGGGCGGCCTCGCCGCCCTGTCGAAACAGGCCGCGGCCGGCGTGTTCCTCGTCGTCGCGCTCCCCCTGCTGGTCGGCCTCGTCTCCCGCGACCGCGTCGTCGACCTCGCAAAGGGCGCCGCGGCCGGCCTGGCGGTCGTCCTCCCCTGGAACCTGTTCGCCTACCTGTCCCGGCCGGAGACGTACCTCCGCCAGATGGTCGCCGAACAGGCGGTCGGCCGCCTCGGGACCGACCACGCGCCGCTCCACGGGGAGCTGGGCACGATGGTCGGTCCGTTCAACCCCTTCTACGCCCTGCAGTTCCCGTCGTATCTCGGCCCGCTCCTCCCGCTGACGGCGGTCGGCGCCGCCCTCGCGGTCCGGGCCGACCGCGCGGACGCGGACGCCGATCCCGCGTCGAGTGTGGACGCGGCCGATCGCCGCCCCGGACTCGTCCTCTGCTGGTGGCTGGCCGCCCCGATCGCCCTGTTCACGGTCGCGACCTCGTCGACGTGGATCCACTACGTGCAGGGGAGCGTCGTCCCGGCGGCCGTTCTGGCGGGCTACGCCGTCGCCCGGTCGACGGAGTTCGCGGAGGACCTGCTCCGGTCGAGAACGTCGCTCGGTGGGGTCCCATACGGCCTGTACGCCGGCTGCGTCGTGCTGGTCGCGGTGGCGGCGTTCGTCCGCTACTCGCCCCACCAGAACGCCTTCGTGTGA
- a CDS encoding DUF1616 domain-containing protein, with the protein MTRRSALPAVRRSPADLVAVAALTLATALVALVPGSDGTPLRVLLGLPFVLLAPGYALVAAAFPAARRERATTGGRDRRGLDGPERLALAVGASVALVPLVGLALSVAAVGISPVPVVLSLSAVALGATAAGARRRSAVPVDERPVGSVADCVRAARARLAGRSGRSGGAGDSDDRSDGPSDSGRRPVATLDVALVAVLALAVTGGGYAVLGPTGGGDYTELSLLTETESGELVADDYPRNATVGDAERLTLGVGNREGEPVDYTVVVELQRVASGADGGARTVANATATPGAAGGLTVLEEAELRRFSPRVEAGETRLEPHAVTPTLAGERVRLVYLLYVGEAPADPSTANAHRAVWLWLSVSE; encoded by the coding sequence ATGACCCGGCGCTCGGCGCTCCCGGCGGTCCGGCGGTCGCCCGCGGATCTGGTGGCCGTCGCCGCGCTGACGCTGGCGACGGCCCTCGTCGCGCTGGTCCCGGGGTCGGACGGAACGCCGTTGCGGGTCCTCCTCGGCCTCCCGTTCGTCCTCCTGGCCCCCGGGTACGCGCTCGTCGCGGCGGCGTTCCCCGCCGCTCGGCGCGAGCGGGCGACGACCGGCGGGCGGGACCGCCGCGGCCTCGACGGCCCGGAACGGCTCGCGCTCGCCGTCGGCGCCAGCGTCGCCCTCGTTCCGCTGGTCGGACTCGCACTGAGCGTCGCCGCGGTCGGGATCAGCCCCGTCCCGGTCGTCCTCTCGCTGAGCGCGGTCGCGCTCGGGGCGACCGCGGCGGGGGCGCGACGGCGCTCGGCGGTCCCGGTCGACGAGCGACCGGTCGGGTCGGTCGCCGACTGCGTCCGGGCGGCGCGGGCTCGGCTCGCCGGTCGGAGCGGCCGGTCGGGCGGGGCGGGCGACTCCGACGACCGGTCCGACGGGCCGTCCGACTCGGGGAGGCGCCCGGTCGCGACGCTCGACGTGGCCCTCGTCGCGGTCCTCGCGCTGGCGGTGACGGGCGGGGGGTACGCGGTCCTCGGACCGACCGGAGGCGGCGACTACACCGAACTGTCCCTCCTGACCGAGACCGAGTCGGGCGAACTCGTCGCGGACGACTACCCGCGGAACGCCACCGTGGGCGACGCCGAGCGGTTGACGCTCGGGGTCGGGAACCGCGAGGGCGAGCCGGTCGACTACACGGTCGTCGTCGAACTGCAGCGCGTCGCGTCGGGGGCCGACGGCGGCGCCCGGACCGTCGCGAACGCCACGGCTACGCCGGGCGCGGCGGGCGGCCTGACGGTGCTGGAGGAGGCCGAGCTCCGGCGGTTCTCCCCGCGGGTCGAGGCGGGCGAGACGCGGCTGGAACCGCACGCCGTGACGCCGACGCTGGCCGGCGAGCGCGTCCGGCTCGTCTACCTTCTGTACGTCGGCGAGGCGCCCGCCGACCCCTCGACGGCGAACGCCCACCGGGCCGTGTGGCTGTGGCTCTCCGTCTCGGAGTGA
- a CDS encoding glycosyltransferase, protein MSPATSVVVPVYNDPGGLEQTLASLTDQTAADYEVVVADNGSTDGTPAVARRFAERERVRHVVEDEVQSSYAARNAGVEAADGDIVGFLDADMWVDPDYVESITRLMTERDRDYAGCRVELVADDGTVARYRRATGFDVETYVREKRFAPTCCLVTRRRVFDAVGRFDGRLRSNGDLEFGRRVDAAGFDLDYAPDVTVYHPARSTLGDVLSQSARIGRGRAELRASHGDRFDVRHPLELRQFLPVNPLAFRTRLADAAADPAETAGWYLIACLQKWSMAAGHLREHAAASGEEPDPR, encoded by the coding sequence GTGAGCCCGGCGACGAGCGTCGTCGTGCCGGTGTACAACGACCCCGGCGGGCTGGAGCAGACGCTCGCGTCGCTCACCGACCAGACGGCCGCCGACTACGAGGTCGTCGTCGCGGACAACGGGTCGACCGACGGGACGCCGGCGGTCGCCCGGCGGTTCGCCGAGCGCGAGCGGGTCCGTCACGTCGTCGAGGACGAGGTCCAGAGTTCCTACGCCGCGCGCAACGCCGGCGTCGAAGCCGCCGACGGCGATATCGTCGGCTTCCTCGACGCCGACATGTGGGTCGATCCGGACTACGTCGAGTCGATAACCCGGCTGATGACCGAGCGCGACCGCGACTACGCGGGCTGTCGCGTCGAACTCGTCGCCGACGACGGCACCGTCGCCCGCTACCGGCGCGCGACGGGCTTCGACGTGGAGACGTACGTCCGCGAGAAGCGGTTCGCACCGACCTGCTGTCTCGTGACTCGCCGGCGAGTGTTCGACGCCGTCGGCCGCTTCGACGGTCGACTCCGGTCGAACGGCGACCTGGAGTTCGGCCGCCGCGTGGACGCGGCGGGGTTCGACCTCGACTACGCGCCCGACGTGACGGTGTACCACCCCGCCCGGTCGACGCTCGGCGACGTGCTCTCCCAGAGCGCGCGTATCGGACGCGGTCGCGCCGAGCTCCGGGCGTCTCACGGCGACCGCTTCGACGTGCGCCACCCGCTGGAGCTCCGGCAGTTCCTCCCGGTGAACCCCCTCGCGTTTCGGACGCGGCTGGCCGACGCCGCGGCCGACCCCGCCGAGACCGCCGGCTGGTACCTGATCGCCTGCCTTCAGAAGTGGTCGATGGCGGCCGGTCACCTGCGCGAGCACGCGGCCGCGTCGGGCGAGGAGCCGGACCCGCGCTGA
- a CDS encoding ABC transporter ATP-binding protein, which yields MTDPDTPTASRGEKLEALRSVLDYDPRLTGLIVGVGMVAAVLEGVGLSFILPIIELVQSGGGSLEGDGAAGLFATAYRALNVPLTLATAVVGVAVVMTVRFAASFLVAWLRERLRMAYIEHLQTEAFANAFRAEISYLDETGSDDVLNAIITQTYHAGQVIRRLVLFIEQTFLGAVYGLIALFISPRLTLLTAAVLGGVTLLLRGFVEPDDDLGDRVADANERRQAAAQAGTQGMRESRIFGLTDELYGDFVDAVEQYTSARVELRRNQAAINNAYQLTVAVSVFVLVYVSLTYVELTLSSLGLFLFAMFRLGPKASRANELYYRIGQDLPHLVRTRNFTRELADNAEPGRARREVPDRVESVTLDDVTFSYDGETTVLDGIDLSVERGEFVAFVGQSGAGKSTVVSLLARMHEPTDGEIRADGVPIGEMDVAGWRDRVAVVGQDPYVFDDTLRYNLTIADREASREELERVCAIARVDEFLDDLPNGLDTRVGDDGVRLSGGQKQRVAIARALLDDADVLCLDEATSDLDANLEREVQRGIEGMDREYITVTVAHRLSTVENADRIYTLDEGRISEVGGHDELLERDGEYADLYAMQRR from the coding sequence ATGACAGATCCCGACACGCCGACCGCGTCCCGCGGCGAGAAGCTCGAGGCCCTGCGCAGCGTGCTCGACTACGACCCGCGGCTCACGGGACTGATCGTCGGCGTCGGCATGGTCGCGGCCGTGCTGGAGGGGGTCGGGCTGAGCTTCATCCTCCCGATCATCGAGCTGGTCCAGTCGGGCGGCGGGTCGCTCGAGGGCGACGGCGCCGCCGGGCTCTTCGCGACGGCCTACCGCGCGCTGAACGTGCCGCTGACGCTGGCGACGGCCGTCGTCGGCGTCGCGGTCGTGATGACCGTCCGCTTCGCGGCGAGTTTCCTCGTCGCGTGGCTCCGCGAGCGGCTCCGGATGGCCTACATCGAGCACCTCCAGACCGAGGCGTTCGCGAACGCCTTCCGCGCGGAGATCTCCTATCTCGACGAGACGGGCTCGGACGACGTGCTCAACGCGATCATCACCCAGACCTACCACGCGGGCCAGGTGATCCGCCGGCTCGTCCTGTTCATCGAGCAGACGTTCCTCGGCGCCGTCTACGGGCTCATCGCGCTGTTCATCTCGCCGCGACTCACGCTGCTGACCGCCGCGGTCCTCGGCGGCGTGACGCTGCTGTTGCGCGGATTCGTCGAGCCGGACGACGACCTCGGCGACCGCGTCGCCGACGCCAACGAGCGACGACAGGCCGCCGCCCAGGCCGGCACCCAGGGGATGCGCGAGAGCCGGATCTTCGGGCTCACCGACGAGCTGTACGGCGACTTCGTCGACGCCGTCGAGCAGTACACGAGCGCCCGCGTCGAGCTCCGTCGCAACCAGGCCGCGATCAACAACGCCTACCAGCTGACCGTGGCGGTGTCGGTGTTCGTGCTCGTCTACGTCTCGCTGACCTACGTCGAGCTGACGCTGAGCTCGCTGGGCCTGTTCCTGTTCGCCATGTTTCGGCTCGGGCCGAAGGCCAGCCGGGCCAACGAGCTGTACTACCGGATCGGCCAGGACCTGCCCCACCTGGTGCGGACCCGCAACTTCACGCGGGAGCTGGCCGACAACGCCGAGCCCGGGCGGGCCCGCCGCGAGGTCCCCGACCGGGTCGAGTCGGTCACCCTCGACGACGTGACCTTCTCCTACGACGGGGAGACGACCGTCCTCGACGGGATCGACCTCTCGGTCGAGCGCGGCGAGTTCGTGGCCTTCGTCGGCCAGTCGGGCGCCGGCAAGTCGACGGTGGTGTCGCTGCTCGCGCGCATGCACGAACCGACCGACGGCGAGATCCGCGCCGACGGCGTCCCCATCGGCGAGATGGACGTCGCCGGCTGGCGCGACCGCGTCGCGGTCGTCGGTCAGGACCCCTACGTCTTCGACGACACCCTCCGGTACAACCTCACGATCGCCGACCGGGAGGCCTCTCGCGAGGAACTCGAGCGGGTCTGTGCGATCGCCCGCGTCGACGAGTTCCTCGACGACCTCCCGAACGGGCTGGACACCCGCGTCGGCGACGACGGCGTCCGGCTCTCGGGCGGACAGAAACAGCGCGTCGCCATCGCCCGCGCGCTGCTGGACGACGCCGACGTGCTGTGTCTCGACGAGGCGACGAGCGACCTGGACGCGAACCTCGAACGGGAGGTCCAGCGCGGCATCGAGGGGATGGACCGGGAGTACATCACCGTCACCGTCGCCCACCGGCTGTCGACCGTCGAGAACGCCGACCGCATCTACACCCTGGACGAGGGCCGGATCTCCGAGGTCGGCGGCCACGACGAACTGCTGGAGCGCGACGGGGAGTACGCCGACCTCTACGCGATGCAGCGGCGGTGA
- a CDS encoding extracellular solute-binding protein: MHEDRSGEGEGGHRRPASGRRTTPGRRRFLKTVGSTAGLLALAGCGSDGSGGGGTATPAPGSTDDGTATSAGTVPEPRTYAADELYNIEEWRGSGPLIENRPDEYTGISMLDLPDLRGELTVYLGGGEGGLYENLMWRIQNTYRDFTVTPRKASSSQLANTIIEEATAGSSPADVFWAIDAGSIGIVAENDATVELPERVVRSIPDTFHPTDQWVGTMGRARSVPYNTDEFSAEDIPNDISAFPDDDRFGDAMGWAPTYGAFQSFVTAMRLLEGEDATRQWLEGMQEQNTGTYDNELVVANQVASGELGAGFGNHYYSRLVREERPDAPLELAFTQGDAGALINCSGTEIVKGTDNEELAADFIHHLLSIEAQEFLGTRGYEYPLLPSVPPVGDLPRIDELNPPDLNLAKLSDLEPTLRLLRETGVL, encoded by the coding sequence ATGCACGAGGACCGGAGCGGCGAGGGCGAGGGTGGCCACCGGAGACCGGCGAGCGGCCGCCGGACGACGCCGGGTCGACGGCGGTTCCTGAAAACGGTCGGTTCGACGGCGGGTCTGCTCGCGCTCGCGGGGTGCGGGAGCGACGGGAGCGGCGGTGGCGGGACCGCCACGCCCGCGCCGGGCTCGACCGACGACGGGACGGCCACGTCGGCCGGGACGGTCCCGGAGCCGCGGACCTACGCGGCCGACGAACTCTACAACATCGAGGAGTGGCGCGGGTCGGGCCCGCTGATCGAGAACCGGCCCGACGAGTACACGGGCATCTCGATGCTCGACCTGCCCGACCTGCGGGGCGAGCTGACGGTGTATCTCGGCGGCGGCGAGGGCGGCCTCTACGAGAACCTCATGTGGCGGATCCAGAACACCTACCGGGATTTCACCGTCACCCCCCGCAAGGCGTCCTCGTCGCAGCTCGCCAACACCATCATCGAGGAGGCGACCGCGGGGTCGAGCCCGGCGGACGTCTTCTGGGCCATCGACGCGGGGTCGATCGGCATCGTCGCGGAGAACGACGCGACCGTCGAGCTGCCCGAACGCGTCGTCCGGAGTATCCCGGACACGTTCCACCCCACCGACCAGTGGGTCGGGACCATGGGTCGCGCCCGCAGTGTCCCGTACAACACCGACGAGTTCTCGGCCGAGGACATCCCGAACGATATCTCGGCGTTCCCCGACGACGACCGCTTCGGGGACGCGATGGGGTGGGCGCCGACCTACGGCGCCTTCCAGTCGTTCGTCACCGCGATGCGGCTGCTCGAAGGCGAGGACGCGACGCGGCAGTGGCTCGAGGGGATGCAGGAACAGAACACCGGCACGTACGACAACGAGCTGGTGGTCGCCAACCAGGTCGCCAGCGGCGAGCTCGGCGCCGGCTTCGGGAACCACTACTACTCGCGGCTCGTCCGCGAGGAGCGGCCCGACGCCCCGCTGGAGCTGGCGTTCACGCAGGGCGACGCCGGCGCGCTCATCAACTGCTCGGGCACGGAGATCGTCAAGGGCACGGACAACGAGGAGCTGGCCGCCGACTTCATCCACCACCTGCTCAGCATCGAGGCCCAGGAGTTCCTCGGGACGCGGGGCTACGAGTACCCGCTGTTGCCGAGCGTCCCGCCGGTCGGCGACCTGCCGCGCATCGACGAGCTGAACCCGCCGGACCTGAACCTGGCGAAGCTGTCGGACCTGGAACCGACGCTGCGACTGCTCCGCGAGACCGGCGTGCTGTAA
- a CDS encoding ABC transporter permease, which translates to MSVVDRLVDPLDREETDGRPVGLALLSAAIAAAVLSPLAWIVVRVLQVDTDYALSILARPATVEILLTSLGLVAAVTGFSILLGVPLAFLTVRTDLPFRRFWTVAVALPLVVPSYLGAFTFIMAFGPSGELADVLAPLGIASIPSIYGFPGTALVLTLYTYPYVFITTRASLLSFDQQLVEAARTLGISRWAAFKRVTLPQLLPGITSGALLVALYALSDFGTPALLRLDVFTRVIMVEFNTFGRETAALLSLQLLAITAVILAIESRVGDSTQGAYVGASPNQGSDTTVSLGAWKLPALLFCAVVVALCLVVPIGVLVLWLVRSPETAARIGTEFQWGFALNSTKVSLATALVCAVAAVPVAYFAARHRSRLAELFDRATYVGYAMPGIVLGLALVFFGVWYQSAAGGLSTDLFGADYSPQLYQALPLLIFAYVVRFLPQSVGATRSSVRRVDRSLTEAARTLGRTRSAAFRRITLPLIAPGVIGGAALVFLTTMKELPATLLLHPTGFETLVTYIWGLRESANYGAVAVPALALIVVSGLSMVVILSQED; encoded by the coding sequence ATGTCCGTCGTCGACCGGCTCGTCGACCCGCTCGACCGCGAGGAGACCGACGGCCGCCCGGTCGGACTGGCGTTGCTCAGCGCCGCGATCGCCGCCGCGGTGCTCTCGCCGCTCGCGTGGATCGTCGTGCGCGTCCTCCAGGTCGACACCGACTACGCGCTGTCGATCCTCGCCCGGCCGGCGACCGTCGAGATCCTGCTGACCAGCCTCGGACTCGTCGCCGCCGTCACGGGCTTCTCGATACTCCTGGGCGTCCCGCTGGCCTTCCTGACCGTCCGGACCGACCTCCCGTTCCGCCGGTTCTGGACGGTCGCCGTGGCGCTGCCGCTGGTCGTCCCGAGCTACCTCGGCGCCTTCACGTTCATCATGGCGTTCGGCCCCAGCGGCGAACTCGCCGACGTGCTCGCGCCCCTCGGGATCGCGTCGATCCCCTCGATCTACGGGTTCCCCGGCACGGCGCTCGTGCTCACGCTGTACACCTACCCCTACGTCTTCATCACGACCCGCGCGTCGCTGCTGTCGTTCGACCAGCAGCTCGTCGAGGCCGCCCGCACGCTGGGGATCTCCCGCTGGGCGGCGTTCAAGCGGGTGACGCTTCCGCAGCTCCTCCCTGGGATCACCTCCGGCGCCCTGCTGGTCGCGCTGTACGCCCTTTCGGACTTCGGAACGCCGGCGCTGTTGCGGCTGGACGTGTTCACCCGGGTCATCATGGTCGAGTTCAACACGTTCGGCCGCGAGACCGCCGCCCTGCTGTCGCTGCAGCTGCTGGCGATCACGGCGGTCATCCTCGCCATCGAGTCGCGGGTCGGCGACTCGACGCAGGGCGCCTACGTCGGGGCGAGCCCGAACCAGGGGAGCGACACGACGGTCTCGCTCGGCGCCTGGAAGCTCCCGGCGCTTCTGTTCTGTGCCGTCGTCGTCGCCCTCTGTCTCGTCGTCCCGATCGGCGTCTTGGTGCTGTGGCTGGTCCGCAGCCCCGAGACGGCCGCGCGGATCGGCACCGAGTTCCAGTGGGGCTTCGCGCTCAACTCGACGAAGGTGTCGCTGGCGACGGCGCTGGTCTGTGCCGTCGCGGCGGTCCCGGTCGCCTACTTCGCGGCGCGTCACCGATCGCGGCTGGCCGAGCTGTTCGACCGGGCGACCTACGTCGGCTACGCGATGCCGGGGATCGTCCTCGGGCTGGCGCTCGTGTTCTTCGGCGTCTGGTACCAGTCGGCCGCCGGCGGGCTCTCGACGGACCTCTTCGGTGCGGACTACTCGCCCCAGCTCTACCAGGCGCTGCCGCTGTTGATATTCGCCTACGTCGTCCGCTTTCTCCCCCAGTCGGTCGGCGCGACCCGGTCGTCGGTGCGCCGCGTCGACCGGAGCCTCACCGAGGCCGCCCGCACCCTCGGCCGCACCCGCTCGGCCGCGTTCCGCCGGATCACGCTCCCGCTCATCGCGCCCGGCGTGATCGGCGGCGCCGCGCTCGTGTTCCTCACGACGATGAAGGAGCTGCCGGCGACGCTGTTGCTCCACCCGACGGGCTTCGAGACACTCGTCACGTATATCTGGGGCCTCCGCGAAAGTGCCAACTACGGAGCGGTCGCCGTCCCCGCCCTCGCGCTGATCGTCGTCTCCGGCCTCTCGATGGTCGTCATCCTCTCACAGGAGGACTAA
- a CDS encoding ABC transporter ATP-binding protein encodes MSRDIHRNPAATPATSTAPDATDGPVGEPVLELDGVVRSYASETAVEELSLTVGDGEVLTLLGPSGCGKTTTLRLVGGLEHPDAGSIELRETPIADADNGTVVPPEERGIGLVFQDFALFPHMTAAENVGFGLDDWDEADRRERVADLLELVDLADHGEDYPGELSGGQKQRVALARSLAPEPDVLLLDEPLSNLDVSLRVSMREEIRRIIDETGVTAIWVTHDQEEALSVADRVGIMNDGRLRQVGRPERIFERPASRFVASFLGRTGFLSGERQADTVATDLGRIDADRIADLDAVQGETVDVLVRPDDLRATPTTEGEAHGRITSRQYQGPSFVYRVETAGGDTVHCLQNHTEVFDVGQPVAVDLVADHPLQWFPRD; translated from the coding sequence ATGTCACGTGATATCCACCGGAACCCGGCCGCCACGCCCGCGACGTCGACCGCCCCCGACGCGACCGACGGACCGGTCGGCGAGCCCGTGCTCGAACTCGACGGCGTCGTCCGGTCGTACGCCTCCGAGACCGCGGTCGAGGAGCTGTCGCTGACCGTCGGCGACGGCGAAGTGCTCACGCTGCTCGGCCCGTCGGGCTGTGGCAAGACGACGACGCTGCGGCTGGTCGGCGGCCTCGAACACCCCGACGCCGGGTCCATCGAACTGCGCGAGACGCCGATCGCCGACGCCGACAACGGGACGGTCGTCCCGCCGGAGGAGCGCGGTATCGGGCTCGTCTTCCAGGACTTCGCGCTGTTCCCGCACATGACCGCCGCGGAGAACGTCGGCTTCGGCCTCGACGACTGGGACGAGGCCGACCGCCGCGAGCGCGTCGCCGACCTGCTCGAACTGGTCGACCTCGCCGACCACGGCGAGGACTACCCCGGCGAGCTCTCGGGCGGGCAGAAACAGCGCGTCGCGCTCGCCCGCTCGCTCGCGCCCGAACCGGACGTGTTGCTGCTGGACGAGCCGCTCAGCAACCTCGACGTGAGCCTCCGCGTCTCGATGCGCGAGGAGATCCGCCGGATCATCGACGAGACGGGCGTCACCGCCATCTGGGTCACCCACGACCAGGAGGAGGCGCTGTCGGTCGCCGACCGCGTCGGCATCATGAACGACGGCCGGCTCCGGCAGGTCGGCCGCCCGGAGCGGATCTTCGAGCGCCCCGCCTCGCGGTTCGTCGCCTCCTTCCTCGGCCGCACGGGCTTTCTCTCGGGTGAGCGCCAGGCGGACACGGTCGCGACCGACCTGGGTCGGATCGACGCCGACCGGATCGCCGACCTCGACGCCGTGCAGGGGGAGACGGTCGACGTCCTCGTCCGCCCGGACGACCTGCGGGCGACGCCGACGACCGAGGGAGAGGCCCACGGCCGGATCACGAGCCGGCAGTACCAGGGCCCCTCGTTCGTCTACCGCGTCGAGACGGCCGGCGGCGACACGGTCCACTGCCTCCAGAACCACACCGAGGTGTTCGACGTGGGGCAGCCGGTCGCCGTCGACCTCGTCGCCGACCACCCGCTGCAGTGGTTCCCCCGGGACTGA